A genomic segment from bacterium encodes:
- a CDS encoding carbon-nitrogen hydrolase family protein, which yields MNHPANHLKITLVQVDAGRDVQANLTRTKQLLTGIGTTDLIALPEVFAIRGSDEEFRQNAAPLAGPLMTFLAAIAHRHNAWVLAGSLMEQHESGVYNTSVLLNRRGEIAASYRKMHLFDAELDSGKIIRESDLWQAGTAPVMTELEGWNCGMAICYDLRFPELFRHYSTLGAHLFFLPSNFTQRTGQDHWEVLLRARAIENQCFVIAPNQCGTNPHTGVTSYGNSMLVGPWGEVLARFGTDAQAATFTINIHDLETTRRTLPALTHRKL from the coding sequence ATGAACCACCCTGCCAACCATCTCAAAATCACCCTCGTTCAGGTCGACGCGGGTCGCGATGTTCAGGCCAACCTGACCCGCACCAAGCAGCTCCTGACGGGCATCGGCACGACGGACCTGATTGCCCTGCCGGAAGTGTTTGCCATTCGCGGCAGTGATGAGGAGTTTCGCCAAAATGCGGCCCCCCTCGCGGGCCCCCTGATGACCTTCCTGGCCGCCATTGCCCACCGCCATAATGCCTGGGTCCTGGCCGGCAGCCTCATGGAACAGCATGAGTCCGGCGTTTACAACACCAGCGTCCTGCTCAACCGCCGGGGAGAAATCGCCGCCTCCTACCGCAAGATGCATCTCTTTGATGCTGAACTGGATTCAGGAAAAATCATCCGGGAAAGTGACCTCTGGCAGGCCGGCACCGCCCCCGTAATGACGGAGCTCGAGGGCTGGAACTGCGGCATGGCGATCTGCTACGACCTGCGCTTTCCTGAACTGTTCCGCCACTATTCCACACTCGGGGCGCATCTCTTCTTCCTGCCATCCAACTTCACCCAGCGTACCGGCCAGGACCACTGGGAAGTCCTGCTCCGTGCCCGGGCCATTGAAAATCAATGTTTTGTCATCGCCCCCAACCAGTGCGGCACCAACCCGCACACCGGCGTGACCAGCTACGGGAACAGCATGCTAGTCGGCCCCTGGGGCGAAGTCCTGGCCCGCTTCGGCACCGACGCCCAGGCCGCCACCTTCACCATCAATATCCATGATCTCGAAACCACCCGCCGAACCCTTCCGGCACTCACGCACAGGAAATTATGA
- the amrB gene encoding AmmeMemoRadiSam system protein B: MRNQIIRPALGAGKWFPGVRGPLKQFIADALENAFIPEVKNPIFAAISPHAGYVYSGPTAAYTYRAIQENSLLHGAPDTVVVLGFSHREQIPGVAIMDGDAFSTPLGTTPLDQDSASLLLKADARIKFDYRPHMGEHSLENQVPFIQTVLPAASLVMVMIGPRDMGLLGPLATALTKLAAKKKILVVASSDMLHDPSYEQVRKTDQATLRKVVGMDIQGIMHDWDYSHQIFCGIGPVVTAMSYAQQQGCKKATLLRYRNSGDDFPESRGEWVVGYGAVAFTT, from the coding sequence ATGCGAAATCAAATTATCCGCCCTGCGTTGGGTGCGGGGAAGTGGTTTCCCGGGGTGCGGGGGCCACTGAAGCAGTTCATTGCTGACGCCCTCGAAAATGCTTTCATCCCGGAAGTCAAGAACCCCATTTTCGCCGCCATCTCCCCGCATGCGGGATATGTCTATTCCGGCCCCACCGCCGCCTACACCTATCGGGCCATTCAGGAAAACAGCCTCCTTCACGGCGCTCCCGATACCGTCGTCGTACTGGGCTTCAGCCACCGCGAACAGATACCGGGCGTGGCCATCATGGATGGCGATGCGTTTTCGACCCCGCTCGGGACAACGCCTCTGGATCAGGACAGCGCCAGCCTCCTCCTCAAAGCCGACGCCCGGATCAAATTCGATTACCGCCCACACATGGGGGAACACTCGCTCGAGAATCAGGTCCCCTTCATCCAGACCGTCCTGCCCGCCGCCTCACTGGTGATGGTCATGATCGGACCGCGCGACATGGGGCTCCTTGGTCCCCTGGCGACCGCCCTGACAAAATTAGCGGCCAAGAAAAAGATTCTCGTCGTGGCCAGTTCTGATATGCTCCACGACCCGTCTTACGAACAGGTTCGCAAAACGGATCAAGCCACCCTGCGCAAAGTGGTCGGGATGGATATTCAGGGAATCATGCACGACTGGGATTATTCCCATCAGATATTCTGCGGCATCGGCCCCGTGGTCACCGCCATGAGTTATGCACAACAACAGGGATGCAAAAAAGCCACGCTACTGCGTTATCGCAATAGCGGAGATGATTTTCCCGAAAGCCGGGGAGAATGGGTTGTCGGCTATGGCGCCGTGGCCTTCACCACCTGA
- a CDS encoding hemolysin family protein, which produces MSGLIIAEGAGLGVLLLLSAFFSSAETALFSLSPMQIHRLRRHHPKATKRLEELLAAPADLLASVLIGNTIVNVAVANLGFVVAEQLFPSHGEWVAIPAVTVILIVFGELAPKRLGLSKPDSLAMLYLPALTLLIRLCAPLHLLMEKITHSFQSHFTPRRSALTKAELLTAVDVGHEEGVINKEERAMVDGIIRLEKLQAKDVMTPRVDLISLDIEDDASTFAGVCRKARFRFLPVCIGDLDHVKGFLDVARYLMDPGKDISAALHPHFYVPDTAPLDTLLTMFQQQSRRLAIVIDEYGGTAGLITIGDILDEIAEFTGEQPDGQSPNIEPVGENRWQVAGDTSLEEVNYELDLGLDIEGADRIAGWVTAHARRFPKTGDIIAAQKCRATVLQMRKHRITRVLIEKNPELSESEQEEGVRV; this is translated from the coding sequence ATGAGCGGTTTAATTATAGCGGAAGGGGCCGGCCTGGGAGTGCTGTTGCTGTTGTCTGCGTTCTTTTCGAGCGCAGAGACGGCCCTGTTCTCGCTTTCCCCCATGCAGATTCACCGGCTGAGACGGCACCATCCTAAGGCCACGAAACGACTGGAGGAACTGCTTGCCGCCCCGGCCGACCTGCTCGCCAGCGTTCTCATCGGCAATACCATCGTGAATGTAGCGGTCGCCAACCTGGGGTTTGTGGTCGCAGAACAACTTTTTCCGAGCCATGGCGAATGGGTCGCCATCCCGGCCGTCACCGTGATCCTTATTGTTTTCGGCGAACTGGCCCCCAAGCGCCTGGGCCTGAGTAAACCCGATTCGCTGGCCATGCTCTATCTGCCGGCCCTCACCCTCCTCATCCGGCTCTGCGCCCCGCTCCACCTCCTGATGGAGAAAATCACCCACTCGTTCCAATCCCATTTCACCCCGCGCCGGTCGGCCTTGACCAAGGCCGAACTCCTGACGGCCGTGGACGTCGGCCATGAAGAGGGCGTCATTAACAAGGAGGAACGGGCCATGGTGGATGGCATCATCCGCCTCGAAAAACTCCAGGCCAAGGACGTGATGACCCCGCGCGTTGATCTGATCAGTCTGGACATCGAAGATGACGCCTCCACCTTTGCGGGGGTCTGCCGCAAGGCCCGCTTCCGCTTCCTGCCCGTCTGCATCGGGGATCTCGACCATGTGAAAGGGTTTCTGGATGTCGCCCGGTACCTGATGGATCCAGGGAAAGATATTTCGGCAGCCCTCCACCCTCATTTTTATGTGCCCGACACCGCCCCTCTCGACACCCTGCTCACCATGTTCCAGCAGCAGTCCCGCCGGCTGGCCATCGTCATCGACGAATACGGCGGCACCGCCGGCCTGATTACCATTGGCGACATTCTCGACGAAATCGCCGAGTTCACCGGGGAGCAACCGGATGGACAAAGCCCCAACATTGAACCCGTGGGCGAAAATCGCTGGCAGGTCGCCGGTGATACCAGTCTTGAGGAAGTGAATTACGAACTGGATCTCGGCCTGGATATCGAGGGGGCCGACCGGATCGCCGGCTGGGTGACGGCCCATGCCCGCCGCTTCCCGAAAACGGGCGACATCATTGCGGCCCAGAAATGCCGGGCCACCGTGTTGCAAATGCGAAAACACCGCATCACCCGTGTCCTGATTGAGAAAAACCCGGAACTTTCAGAATCCGAACAGGAAGAAGGAGTCCGGGTATGA
- a CDS encoding O-antigen ligase family protein, with protein sequence MTEKFLVSGVALILAYLTWVWGGLQVAWLPPSIWAAGVLLIVLLASRSRLWWRDLFFYFGLLFLGYLAIQWWNAGRVLYFDVGCNEWRYSLPRYPHWPSAVTRPEAAQMLLWFFPAWVLGLVVRSPAVSRRTLSALLQGLVYSAGLLALFGIVQFLTRTRSQYWLAPIGDSFFASFGYTNHAAAYFVLMGALAAGLLYREIFKEGSFGGRGATRRDSLRDVASHDIAAHSAPPTLRSMQSLQVPALAATLLLCLVGANLSLSRAGVILAWALAGFVAVYGLVRGWRKLPRAGRVNLAAATIAILFVFYFAVAGFGSKDIAKEFSVKKPVHHLLFPVLDDLNLALGGRWEQDVAAWQMWQDHKLLGVGGWGYSYLLAFYIPKEDWKDLVQSEGRANVHCDILQYLTEFGIVGFGLMVAAVAALTLSPLPFMSAVALAKEEGERARVRVFVTRHDPLRVMGIVGLLLVVIFSLIDLPFRCPAILCTWIVILATLPKVTAFKKHETS encoded by the coding sequence ATGACTGAAAAATTCCTCGTATCCGGGGTGGCGCTGATCCTGGCATACCTTACCTGGGTATGGGGCGGGCTGCAGGTGGCATGGTTACCTCCCTCCATCTGGGCCGCCGGGGTTCTTCTGATTGTCCTGTTGGCCTCAAGATCACGCCTCTGGTGGCGTGATCTTTTCTTTTATTTCGGGCTCCTCTTTCTCGGCTATCTGGCGATACAGTGGTGGAATGCGGGCCGGGTTCTCTACTTTGATGTCGGGTGTAACGAGTGGCGGTACTCTCTACCCCGTTACCCCCACTGGCCTTCAGCGGTCACCCGGCCCGAAGCCGCCCAGATGTTGTTATGGTTTTTCCCCGCCTGGGTTCTGGGGCTCGTGGTTCGCTCCCCCGCAGTCAGCCGCCGCACCTTATCCGCCCTGTTGCAGGGATTGGTCTATAGCGCAGGACTGCTGGCGTTATTTGGTATTGTTCAATTCCTGACGCGCACACGCTCGCAGTATTGGCTTGCGCCGATAGGGGACAGCTTTTTTGCCTCATTCGGCTACACCAACCATGCCGCGGCCTATTTCGTTCTGATGGGCGCGCTGGCCGCCGGGCTGCTCTATCGCGAGATCTTCAAAGAGGGAAGTTTTGGTGGGAGGGGCGCTACGCGCCGCGACTCTTTGCGTGATGTGGCCTCCCATGACATCGCGGCGCATAGCGCCCCTCCCACATTAAGAAGCATGCAATCGCTGCAAGTGCCCGCCTTGGCCGCCACCCTGTTGCTTTGTCTCGTTGGCGCCAATCTCTCCCTGAGCCGGGCCGGGGTGATTCTGGCCTGGGCGTTGGCGGGCTTTGTGGCCGTGTATGGACTCGTGCGGGGCTGGCGGAAGTTGCCTCGCGCGGGACGCGTCAATTTGGCGGCTGCCACGATCGCCATCTTGTTTGTTTTCTATTTTGCCGTGGCGGGCTTTGGTAGCAAGGACATCGCCAAAGAGTTTTCCGTCAAAAAACCGGTACACCACTTACTGTTTCCTGTTCTGGATGATCTTAATCTGGCACTCGGGGGGCGGTGGGAACAGGATGTGGCGGCCTGGCAAATGTGGCAGGATCACAAACTTCTCGGCGTCGGGGGCTGGGGGTATAGCTACCTGCTAGCCTTCTACATACCCAAAGAGGACTGGAAAGATTTGGTGCAAAGCGAAGGAAGAGCCAATGTGCATTGCGACATTCTTCAATATCTCACTGAATTCGGAATCGTCGGCTTTGGACTTATGGTAGCAGCAGTGGCAGCGCTGACTCTTTCCCCTCTCCCTTTCATGTCCGCCGTAGCCTTGGCGAAGGAGGAAGGGGAGAGGGCTAGGGTGAGGGTGTTTGTAACTCGTCACGACCCCCTCAGGGTCATGGGTATTGTCGGCCTTTTGCTCGTCGTCATTTTCAGTCTGATTGATCTGCCGTTCCGCTGCCCCGCTATTCTCTGTACCTGGATCGTGATCCTGGCCACCCTGCCAAAGGTGACAGCATTTAAAAAACATGAAACGTCGTAA
- a CDS encoding hemolysin family protein, with the protein MMLSDLILILLCLMGAGFFDGMETGVISLNRMRLRHLAETGDRAARILQNFLQQPDRLLGTTLVGTNICIVIASVVSANWTARMHPWFQTLNALATSLIILIFATYLPKAWFQSHPLERCRPFAKALRWSSLILRPLIDAMNWITSWMIPSASAPKATRALVATKDEIDILAQESADHGALSARQRIMIRRVLELSTKTAFHIMTPRATMAILPASADMTALMEKVRESAHTRLPVCEEDGSTIKGTINFFDVMAGCEDCLGGSIKPYIRPALFIQETTPLMEAFAKLRLSKQSMCLVVNAQSEVIGLITNQNVLQAIVGKL; encoded by the coding sequence ATGATGCTTTCCGATCTCATCCTCATTCTCCTCTGCCTGATGGGTGCCGGATTCTTTGATGGAATGGAAACCGGGGTGATCTCGCTCAACCGGATGCGACTGAGACATCTGGCTGAAACCGGAGACCGGGCCGCCCGCATTCTTCAGAATTTCCTCCAGCAACCGGACCGTTTGCTGGGGACCACTCTCGTCGGCACCAACATCTGCATCGTCATTGCCTCCGTAGTCTCCGCCAATTGGACGGCCCGGATGCACCCCTGGTTCCAAACCTTGAACGCCCTGGCCACGTCACTCATTATCCTGATCTTCGCCACCTACCTGCCCAAGGCCTGGTTCCAGAGTCACCCCCTGGAACGGTGCCGCCCCTTCGCCAAGGCCCTGCGCTGGAGTTCGCTGATTCTACGTCCACTGATTGATGCCATGAACTGGATCACGAGCTGGATGATCCCTTCAGCCTCCGCCCCGAAAGCCACCCGCGCGCTCGTCGCCACCAAGGACGAAATCGACATCCTTGCCCAGGAAAGCGCGGATCATGGAGCGCTCTCTGCCCGCCAACGTATTATGATCCGCCGCGTCCTTGAGCTGTCGACTAAAACGGCCTTCCACATCATGACGCCACGCGCCACCATGGCCATTCTTCCCGCCTCGGCCGATATGACGGCGCTGATGGAGAAAGTGCGCGAATCTGCCCATACCCGCCTCCCGGTCTGTGAGGAGGATGGCAGCACTATCAAAGGGACCATCAACTTCTTCGATGTCATGGCCGGTTGCGAGGATTGCCTGGGCGGCAGCATCAAGCCCTATATCCGCCCCGCCCTGTTCATTCAAGAAACGACCCCGTTGATGGAGGCCTTCGCCAAGCTCCGCCTGTCAAAACAGTCCATGTGCCTGGTGGTCAATGCCCAATCGGAGGTCATCGGCCTGATTACCAACCAGAACGTCCTTCAAGCCATTGTGGGGAAATTATGA
- a CDS encoding class I SAM-dependent RNA methyltransferase: MNDESNMNLTSQISDLKSDTFPLLISCARGIPPYARAELTAMGFPIVEELEAGVETTGTLHDAMRLNLFLHTGNRVLLELSRFRVRQPEDLYQHLLTIPWEDFIPDDGYFTVTSFINTAAIRDDRFANVKTKDAIVDRIREKTGRRPNSGNDRTGTVVFLYWNQGNAKIYLDTSGESLSRRGYRKIPMLAPMQETLAAAIVCATGWTGEGNFLNPMCGSGTLSIEAALIAQNRAPGLLRSNFGFMHIKGFDDEAWQKIRNEARALPKRKFTGRIIASDIRADAIEAARQNARTAGVEQLIEFEICDFADSPVPEGGGVLVLNPEYGERMGEEELLKPVYRGIGDFFKKQCQGYMGFVFTGNMALGKGIGLRHCRRILFFNSNIECRLLGFALYSGSKKDKTPGTPEPQEAPVEP; this comes from the coding sequence ATGAATGATGAATCCAACATGAATCTCACCTCTCAAATCTCAGATCTCAAATCAGATACTTTTCCCCTCCTCATCTCCTGCGCCCGGGGCATCCCCCCCTATGCCCGGGCGGAGCTGACGGCCATGGGGTTCCCTATCGTGGAGGAACTGGAAGCCGGCGTTGAAACCACCGGCACGCTCCATGACGCCATGCGCCTGAACCTGTTCCTACACACCGGCAACCGGGTGCTGCTTGAACTCAGCCGGTTCCGGGTCCGCCAGCCGGAGGATCTCTACCAGCACCTCCTGACGATCCCCTGGGAAGACTTCATTCCGGACGACGGCTATTTCACCGTCACCTCCTTCATCAACACGGCCGCCATCCGTGATGACCGGTTTGCCAACGTCAAAACCAAGGATGCCATTGTGGACCGCATCCGCGAAAAAACCGGGCGGCGTCCCAATTCCGGCAATGACCGCACCGGCACGGTGGTCTTCCTCTACTGGAACCAGGGGAACGCCAAGATCTATCTCGACACCTCCGGTGAATCGCTTTCCCGCCGGGGCTACCGGAAAATCCCCATGCTGGCCCCCATGCAGGAAACCCTGGCCGCCGCCATCGTCTGCGCCACCGGGTGGACGGGTGAAGGCAATTTCCTCAACCCCATGTGCGGCAGCGGGACCCTCTCCATCGAGGCCGCCCTGATCGCGCAGAACCGGGCCCCCGGCCTCCTCCGCAGTAACTTCGGCTTTATGCACATCAAGGGCTTTGATGATGAGGCCTGGCAGAAAATCCGGAACGAGGCCCGCGCCCTCCCGAAACGGAAATTCACCGGACGGATCATTGCCTCCGATATTCGCGCCGACGCCATCGAGGCCGCCCGCCAGAATGCCCGCACCGCCGGGGTGGAACAGTTGATCGAGTTTGAAATCTGCGACTTCGCCGATTCACCGGTCCCTGAAGGCGGCGGCGTGTTGGTCCTGAACCCCGAGTACGGCGAGCGCATGGGCGAGGAGGAGCTGCTTAAGCCCGTCTACCGCGGGATCGGCGACTTCTTCAAGAAACAATGCCAGGGTTATATGGGCTTTGTATTCACGGGAAACATGGCTCTGGGCAAAGGCATCGGCCTGCGCCATTGCCGGCGCATCCTCTTTTTCAACAGCAATATCGAGTGCCGGCTCCTCGGCTTCGCCCTCTATTCCGGTTCCAAAAAAGACAAAACACCCGGCACCCCCGAACCGCAGGAAGCCCCCGTTGAGCCCTGA
- a CDS encoding type I phosphomannose isomerase catalytic subunit, which yields MNTTDLYPFILEPAYKDYIWGGDRIPARFHRDQPPGVYAESWELSDRPEGMSVVANGALKGQTLAALVTRFGKELLGHAIQSSSFPLLVKLIDARERLSIQVHPDDAAAAQGIGEAKTETWHILDAPKGGHVFAGLKAGINEAAFLSALKAGRLEDTLQSVPAKAGDTIFIPGGRVHAICEGMLILEIQQNSNTTYRVYDWGRVDKAGKPRELHLEQALKVIHWSDSAPVITTPRLISDKPGARVTERVVSPYFRLEQLDLTAPFFVQHDGASFHALFSETDEIKIMCEAGTETLPGGRTCLIPGKLDRYTLKPTGKRATVLRISAPVPA from the coding sequence ATGAACACAACTGACCTGTATCCGTTTATTCTCGAACCGGCCTACAAGGATTACATCTGGGGCGGCGACCGCATTCCGGCCCGATTCCATCGCGACCAACCTCCAGGCGTCTATGCCGAATCCTGGGAACTTTCCGACCGCCCCGAGGGGATGAGCGTGGTAGCCAATGGGGCACTTAAAGGACAAACCCTGGCCGCCCTCGTCACCCGGTTTGGCAAGGAGTTGCTAGGCCATGCCATCCAGTCCTCTTCCTTTCCCCTGCTCGTCAAGCTGATTGACGCCCGGGAGCGCCTGAGCATTCAGGTTCATCCGGACGATGCCGCGGCCGCCCAAGGCATTGGCGAAGCTAAAACCGAAACCTGGCATATTCTTGATGCCCCCAAAGGCGGGCACGTCTTTGCCGGTCTCAAAGCCGGCATCAATGAGGCTGCCTTCCTGAGCGCCCTCAAGGCCGGCCGGCTGGAAGACACCCTGCAATCGGTCCCGGCCAAGGCGGGCGACACCATCTTCATTCCCGGTGGCCGCGTCCATGCGATCTGCGAAGGCATGCTGATCCTGGAGATCCAGCAGAACTCCAACACCACCTACCGCGTATATGACTGGGGCCGGGTGGATAAGGCCGGCAAGCCGAGGGAACTCCATCTGGAACAGGCCCTCAAGGTCATCCACTGGTCTGATTCCGCGCCCGTCATCACCACCCCCCGCCTCATCAGCGATAAGCCCGGGGCACGGGTTACCGAACGGGTGGTCTCCCCCTATTTCCGGTTGGAGCAGCTCGATCTCACCGCTCCGTTTTTTGTCCAACACGATGGCGCCAGTTTCCACGCCCTCTTCAGCGAAACGGACGAGATCAAGATTATGTGCGAGGCCGGGACTGAAACGCTCCCCGGCGGCCGCACCTGCCTGATTCCCGGCAAACTGGACCGCTACACCCTCAAGCCGACAGGGAAACGGGCCACGGTCCTGCGGATCTCAGCGCCTGTGCCCGCCTGA
- a CDS encoding TRAM domain-containing protein, with the protein MSPDPLTVHISDVTTGGRGVARVMEGFAPSKPPGKVCFIPGVLPGETVTIEIVKDRGGFLEARATALITASPHRITPLCPLAADLAHLPSHTSPLTPHVSRLTSTCPGCCYQHATYEEEIRIKNQQLHSALTRQAGCAEEVFLPPVPSPSPLGYRNKLSLHGQIDGKDRRLGYFMDDNVTVLDVPACPLAVDPINAQLKTLHEAPSFRRTLRSDMTLIFRWTEKDGVQWWRNKAAENDTWLVESSILGPLSVPRDSFYQMNPRMADLLIKSVLNTLSNHIPQTVVDLYCGVGVFALAAATLGIPRVIGMDLDGPGIKAAAFNAKKLGLSSIEWITASAEKGMIKLKLDEPEHTTLIVDPPRTGMGPLMVRDILTQRPARILYISCAPDTMTRDVAWLKEGGYQVQSAQLFDMFPRTAHFESLTELKLV; encoded by the coding sequence TTGAGCCCTGATCCCCTGACCGTACACATTAGCGACGTCACCACCGGCGGACGCGGTGTCGCCCGTGTTATGGAGGGTTTTGCTCCGTCAAAACCACCCGGAAAGGTCTGCTTCATCCCCGGCGTCCTGCCCGGCGAGACCGTGACCATTGAGATCGTCAAGGATCGCGGCGGCTTCCTTGAAGCCCGCGCCACCGCCCTGATCACCGCCTCCCCTCATCGCATCACCCCCCTCTGCCCCCTCGCCGCTGACCTCGCCCATCTCCCCTCTCACACTTCACCTCTCACGCCTCACGTCTCACGTCTCACCTCCACCTGCCCCGGTTGCTGCTACCAGCACGCCACCTATGAAGAGGAGATCCGGATCAAGAACCAGCAACTTCATTCCGCACTCACCCGTCAGGCAGGGTGCGCAGAGGAAGTGTTCCTGCCGCCCGTCCCCTCGCCCTCCCCGCTCGGCTACCGCAACAAGCTGTCACTCCATGGCCAGATCGATGGCAAGGACCGGCGACTGGGATATTTCATGGACGACAACGTCACGGTACTGGATGTGCCGGCCTGTCCGCTGGCCGTTGACCCCATTAACGCCCAGCTCAAAACCCTTCACGAGGCCCCTTCCTTCCGCCGCACCTTGCGAAGTGACATGACCCTCATCTTCCGCTGGACAGAAAAAGATGGCGTCCAATGGTGGCGGAATAAGGCGGCGGAAAATGACACCTGGCTGGTTGAATCCTCGATCCTCGGTCCGCTTTCGGTTCCCCGCGACAGCTTCTACCAGATGAATCCACGGATGGCCGATTTGCTGATAAAATCGGTGCTTAACACGTTAAGCAACCATATTCCGCAGACCGTGGTTGACCTTTACTGCGGGGTAGGCGTCTTTGCGCTGGCCGCCGCGACCCTGGGCATTCCCCGCGTGATCGGAATGGATCTGGACGGACCCGGCATCAAGGCGGCCGCCTTCAACGCCAAAAAACTCGGTCTGTCGTCCATCGAATGGATCACGGCCTCAGCCGAAAAAGGCATGATCAAACTCAAGCTGGATGAGCCGGAGCACACCACCCTCATTGTGGATCCGCCCCGCACCGGCATGGGTCCCTTGATGGTCCGCGACATTCTCACCCAACGCCCCGCCCGGATTCTCTATATCTCCTGTGCCCCTGATACCATGACCCGCGACGTCGCCTGGCTCAAGGAAGGCGGCTATCAGGTCCAGTCCGCCCAGCTCTTCGACATGTTCCCCCGCACCGCCCACTTTGAATCTCTGACCGAGTTGAAACTCGTCTAG
- a CDS encoding outer membrane beta-barrel protein, producing MMKRVIVSAIMGLAMISAASAEPGNGIHAGPWMFSPYANLKETYDSNVDKTPVAKQDDFFLDSEAGLKMGYSANKVDFSGLGFLGNRSYSDLTDKDFTSGGEILKFKQGTYDTFVIQADQTFRRVEDIDVHGSEAAVLGVSPDSVLDSSATSRRDINNVGLSVGRGLTDKMVLDVGYRFDDINYVDPTLFDIQNHIGQAEGAYRLTDKTDSLVTLQAGLQDNGVISDPASYYIGRVGMKTRGTDKLIFKGGAGVQLYERPSSDDVTSFNYDLSASWVATDKITVQAGGRNGTVLSSLYADNGSAYNAVWAGASYKIIPTIIVSGNASFRQDDYLDPVTVEGGTKDRTDKGSGIGGRVDYLTPAKFLKLFTEVQYSNVKSTISPTYDETRVALGLNLQY from the coding sequence ATGATGAAACGAGTGATTGTTAGCGCCATAATGGGCCTTGCCATGATTTCCGCCGCCAGCGCCGAACCCGGCAACGGTATCCATGCCGGCCCCTGGATGTTCAGCCCGTATGCGAATCTGAAAGAGACCTATGATTCCAATGTCGACAAAACGCCTGTGGCGAAGCAGGATGACTTTTTCCTCGACTCTGAGGCTGGGCTGAAGATGGGGTACTCGGCCAATAAGGTCGATTTTTCCGGTCTAGGGTTCCTGGGTAACCGGAGCTACAGCGACTTGACCGATAAGGACTTCACCAGTGGCGGCGAAATCCTGAAGTTCAAGCAGGGGACCTATGACACGTTTGTCATTCAGGCGGATCAGACCTTCCGCCGCGTGGAAGATATTGATGTGCATGGTTCTGAAGCTGCGGTGCTCGGGGTATCGCCTGACTCCGTTCTGGACTCCAGCGCAACCAGTCGGCGTGACATCAATAATGTCGGGCTTTCTGTCGGGCGTGGCCTGACCGACAAAATGGTGCTGGATGTTGGCTACCGGTTTGATGATATCAATTATGTCGATCCTACGCTGTTTGACATCCAGAATCATATTGGCCAGGCTGAAGGGGCCTATCGGCTGACCGACAAAACGGACAGTCTCGTAACCCTGCAGGCGGGCCTCCAGGATAACGGGGTGATCAGTGATCCCGCCAGTTATTACATCGGCCGGGTGGGGATGAAAACCCGCGGAACGGATAAACTCATCTTTAAGGGCGGGGCGGGTGTACAACTCTATGAGCGGCCAAGCTCTGATGATGTCACGTCCTTCAATTACGACCTGTCCGCCTCCTGGGTTGCGACGGACAAAATCACGGTCCAGGCGGGCGGCCGTAACGGAACGGTGCTCTCCTCGCTCTACGCCGATAACGGCAGTGCCTATAACGCCGTCTGGGCCGGGGCTTCGTATAAGATCATCCCCACGATTATTGTGTCTGGTAACGCCTCTTTCCGGCAAGACGACTACCTTGATCCGGTGACGGTTGAGGGAGGAACAAAGGATCGGACCGATAAGGGCTCCGGTATTGGCGGCCGCGTGGACTATCTGACGCCGGCCAAGTTCCTGAAACTCTTTACCGAGGTGCAGTACTCGAATGTGAAGTCGACCATTTCGCCCACGTACGACGAAACCCGGGTTGCGCTGGGCTTGAACCTCCAGTACTAA
- a CDS encoding polysaccharide biosynthesis/export family protein codes for MSLAKPQIKEQTRTTQPADSAKLRPGLVINVNVLVAGKNEIAATGKRITDNGTIAMPLLGTVQVSDQSLESFSAQLTSAYKEFYVNPQVIVEFVRDDNKEGLSPWGNVTVLGRVKKPGRISLPATRDLTLSGAIQQAGGYDTSAKENAIRITRKRPGGGVKTWEVDLRSVGAEGMIENDVLLEPDDVVFIPELIF; via the coding sequence TTGTCCCTTGCGAAGCCGCAGATCAAGGAGCAAACTCGGACGACTCAACCGGCTGACTCGGCCAAGCTTCGCCCGGGGCTTGTGATTAATGTCAATGTACTGGTTGCTGGGAAAAATGAGATTGCGGCCACTGGTAAGCGGATTACGGATAACGGAACGATTGCCATGCCCCTGCTTGGGACCGTTCAGGTCAGCGACCAGAGTCTGGAGAGCTTTAGCGCCCAATTAACCTCGGCTTACAAGGAGTTCTATGTCAATCCGCAGGTCATCGTGGAGTTTGTCCGGGATGATAATAAGGAGGGGCTCTCCCCCTGGGGTAATGTGACGGTATTGGGCCGGGTGAAAAAGCCGGGTCGTATCAGTCTGCCCGCCACCCGGGATCTGACCCTGAGCGGGGCGATCCAGCAGGCGGGCGGCTACGATACCAGTGCCAAGGAAAATGCCATTCGCATCACCCGCAAGCGTCCCGGCGGGGGTGTTAAAACGTGGGAAGTTGATTTGCGTTCAGTGGGGGCTGAAGGCATGATTGAAAATGATGTCTTGTTGGAACCGGATGATGTGGTGTTTATTCCTGAACTGATTTTTTGA